The genomic segment CTTCCGCTCTCTCCATCGAAGAGAGAAGGCTGCCGGGTCGTTCCGATGAAGAACGCGACCGGACCCCTGGGCAGGTCTCCTGGCTCGTGAGCTCTGGGAGAGGCGCACACCGCGCCGGTCCAGAAGGGGACCTCTGCCTTCCCCCGGTGCATCCCGCAGCACGGTGGAGTGGCAACAGACCGAGGTTCCCGGCCCTGACCTCAGGGCAGCCCGTTCACAGTGGCGGGACCGCGCCGGATTCGCACCGGCTTCCCTCTTGAAAGCCCGACATGGGCACCCAAGGGCCCGCCCCTTCTAGGGGGTCCCCCCTCGTGCGTCAAGCGACCGCAGGTGGCGCGTCGGGAGTGAACACAGCGGGTTGCGAAGCACTGAACGCGAGCCCCCGACACGACCGCCAAGGTCGAGTCCGAATCACATCAGGCCCCAGCGCCAGAGTCCTCTCACGCGGCGAGATCCAAGCTGGAGCATCCGCGCCCGTCCTCGCGCGTGGATGGACATCGAGCCCGTGAACGGTCGCGCAGCGCGGCATCAGAGGGGACGTCCGCTGGCATGCGGACTGCTCTGGACGCGAGCGACCTCAGGCGGTCACGCCGAGCGAGGGACCCGCGCCGTGGTGGTGCGGGAATGCAGAACGAGGGGGCAGGGATGCTGACGGCGGGGAAGCGGTTGGCGGTGTTCTCCATCCGCGAGGGCAAGGGCGGGAGCATCTGGGTGAGGGCGGGGAGCGCGTTCGTGAACAAGGATGGCTCGCTGAACGTGCTGTTGGACGTGCTGCCGCTCGACGGGAAGTTGCACGTGAGGGAAGCGGCGGAGAAGCGGGACACGGCCACGGCGGGGGGCCGCTACACGAGCGAGCTGGGCCTGGAGTCATCGCCAGTGGGGGGACACTCGTGAAGTTCGGCTGGGTGGCCCTGCTGGGCTGGGCGCTGTTGGGGCCCGGGCTGGCCGAAGCCGCGAGGCAGCGAACGCAATACACAGGCGTGGTGAACCTGAACGAGGCGACCGCGAGCCAGTTGGACCTGTTGCCGGGCGTGGGAGAGAAAGCCGCGGAGCGAATCCTCGAACATCGGAAGAAGCGGCCCTTCGGACGCATCGAGGAGTTGGTGCGAGTGAAAGGCTTTGGAAAGAAGCGATTCCTCAAGCTGAAGGCACACCTGACGCTGACAGGCCCCACGACGATGAAGGTGGAGAAGGTCTCCGCGCCCGACGCGCCGGGAAAGGAGGCCACGCACCCGAAACCATGAACCCACTCTGAGGAAAGTCGCAGAAGGGCCGTCGAGCCGGAAGAACGGAGCGACGGCCCATTCTCCTTCACACGCTTCTCGGCGCTCAGAGCGTGTTGAGAGGGAGCGATGCGAGGTGGCGCGGCGAGTGCCAAACTGGGGCCCAACGCGGGGTATTTCGGCCGGCCCCTCCGCGAGGGGTGCGGGGTCTATCTCGTTCCACGGGCATCTCCGAGGCCCTCGTGACGACGACCTTCGGTCTGCTCGTCGCCATTCCCGCCGTGATGGCCTGCAACTCCTTGCAGCGCTGGGTGGACGCCTGCGCTGCCGCCATGGCCTCGCGCCCCCTGACGCATCGAGGGCCCAGGCCGTGGCAGCTACCCCGCGGACTTCTGGACCGGGACAGGACTTGGGAGCGTGAGAGGGGGAGGCCGTGTCTCGGTATTCGCCAGCCGCTCGAGAGGGCGGAGGAGCGACATGACGCCATGGCCCAATACGGGCAATGCCACGGAGGGCTGGAGAACCGCCTTCATCCCCGCGTGCAGGTGCAGTATCCGGTAGAACTGGCGATGGACGTGTGCGTCGGTCGACGTGCGCTCCATCAGCCGCAGGATGTACCAGTGCAGCAAGCCCAGCCCGAAGGCCCGCTTCCCGACGGCCTGCGGATACAGCAGGTCCATTGTCGTGCCCAACAGCCACGGGAGCCGGATGACTTCAGGGAGCTGCTTGCGGAAGCGCTGCGCCAGGCCCGATAGCTCGCCTCGTTCAGCCTGCTCGCGGAGGCAGGTATCCAGCAGCTCGGCGCCAAGCCCCGCCACCGACATGCCTTGCCCGTAGAGGGG from the Myxococcaceae bacterium JPH2 genome contains:
- a CDS encoding helix-hairpin-helix domain-containing protein, with protein sequence MKFGWVALLGWALLGPGLAEAARQRTQYTGVVNLNEATASQLDLLPGVGEKAAERILEHRKKRPFGRIEELVRVKGFGKKRFLKLKAHLTLTGPTTMKVEKVSAPDAPGKEATHPKP